A DNA window from Porphyromonas gingivalis ATCC 33277 contains the following coding sequences:
- a CDS encoding metallophosphoesterase family protein translates to MKKIGLLSDTHGYIDEKYRIHFADCDEIWHAGDIGSVAVADYLSGLAPLRAVYGNIDGQDIRLQYPEVLRFCVEEVKVFMTHIGGYPGRYEPRIYRMLVQDPPRLFVCGHSHILKAMYDKKLDMLHLNPGAAGKYGFHAVRTLMRFVIDGQDIRDLQVIELADR, encoded by the coding sequence ATGAAGAAAATAGGGCTGCTATCCGATACGCATGGCTATATCGACGAAAAGTACCGGATACATTTCGCCGATTGCGATGAGATTTGGCATGCCGGTGACATCGGCTCTGTAGCGGTAGCGGACTATTTGTCGGGTTTGGCTCCGCTGCGTGCTGTCTATGGCAATATAGACGGGCAAGACATTCGTCTGCAGTATCCCGAAGTTCTGCGCTTTTGTGTGGAAGAGGTGAAAGTGTTTATGACGCATATCGGGGGATACCCCGGTCGGTACGAACCTCGTATATATCGAATGCTCGTGCAGGACCCACCTCGTCTTTTTGTCTGTGGGCATAGTCATATTCTCAAAGCTATGTACGATAAGAAGTTGGATATGCTGCATCTGAATCCCGGAGCTGCAGGTAAGTATGGTTTTCATGCTGTTCGTACTCTGATGCGCTTCGTGATCGATGGGCAAGATATACGGGATTTACAGGTGATAGAATTGGCCGATCGATAG
- the ruvC gene encoding crossover junction endodeoxyribonuclease RuvC, which translates to MSPKERIIMGVDPGTILMGYGMLHVAGNTPRLMAMGVIRLEKFDNHYIRLKRIFDRITGLIDEFLPDEMAIEAPFFGKNVQSMLKLGRAQGVAMAAALARDIPITEYAPMRIKQAITGNGNASKEQVAGMLQRYLRIPDEQMLPEMDATDGLAAAVCHFFQTSGPMARSGGSAVKNWKDFVNRNPDKVR; encoded by the coding sequence ATGAGTCCGAAAGAACGCATTATCATGGGAGTAGACCCCGGCACAATACTGATGGGCTACGGGATGCTTCACGTCGCGGGGAATACTCCCCGACTCATGGCTATGGGGGTAATACGTCTGGAAAAATTCGACAATCACTATATCCGTCTGAAACGCATATTCGACAGGATTACAGGTCTGATCGATGAATTCCTACCGGATGAAATGGCTATCGAAGCACCTTTCTTTGGGAAGAATGTACAGAGTATGCTCAAGTTGGGGCGGGCTCAGGGTGTTGCTATGGCAGCGGCTTTGGCTCGCGACATTCCTATTACGGAATATGCTCCGATGCGCATCAAGCAAGCGATTACAGGTAATGGCAATGCGAGCAAAGAGCAGGTAGCCGGCATGCTCCAACGCTATTTACGAATACCTGACGAACAGATGTTACCTGAAATGGATGCCACGGACGGACTGGCGGCTGCCGTCTGCCACTTCTTTCAGACGTCGGGACCTATGGCTCGTTCGGGCGGATCGGCAGTCAAGAATTGGAAAGATTTCGTCAACCGGAATCCGGATAAGGTACGCTGA
- a CDS encoding RNA polymerase sigma factor yields MADKLLISEEELLEELRDPARRRMAFEKVVRLYNRKLYWQIRRMVLSHDDTDDLLQNTFMKAWSALDGFRGEAKLSTWLYRIAMYESLNFLKKKKIEDDMSISITDENSYLLDNLTGDVYFDGDEAEIAFQKAILELPDKQRLVFNLRYYDEMPYEKMAEITGTSEGALKASYHHAVKKLERFLSPDD; encoded by the coding sequence ATGGCTGATAAGCTATTGATTTCGGAAGAAGAGTTGCTGGAAGAGCTGAGAGATCCGGCAAGGCGGCGTATGGCCTTTGAAAAGGTAGTACGCCTGTACAACCGTAAACTCTACTGGCAAATCCGCCGAATGGTGCTCAGTCATGACGATACGGACGACTTGCTCCAAAATACCTTTATGAAGGCATGGAGTGCATTGGACGGTTTTCGTGGGGAGGCCAAACTCTCCACCTGGCTCTATCGGATAGCCATGTACGAATCACTCAATTTCCTGAAGAAGAAAAAGATCGAAGACGATATGAGTATATCGATCACGGACGAAAACTCCTATCTGCTCGACAACCTCACGGGGGATGTTTATTTCGATGGAGATGAAGCCGAAATTGCCTTCCAAAAGGCTATACTGGAATTGCCTGATAAACAGCGGTTGGTGTTCAACCTTCGGTACTACGATGAGATGCCTTACGAAAAAATGGCCGAAATCACCGGTACCTCGGAAGGTGCTCTCAAGGCATCGTACCACCATGCTGTGAAGAAGTTGGAGCGTTTTTTGTCGCCCGATGATTAA
- the queC gene encoding 7-cyano-7-deazaguanine synthase QueC: MQREKDSLIVVSGGMDSVTLMYEKRASIALALSFDYGSKHNARELSFARLHAERLGVEHLIIPLDFIGQYFQSDLLLSGGDIPEGRYDEENMKSTVVPFRNGIMLAVAAGLAESRGLRRIYIANHFGDHAIYPDCRASFIRPMTEAVRCGTTNGVLIEAPYTDITKTDIARIGASLGIDYAETWSCYKGGVFHCGVCGTCVERKEALHDAGIPDPTEYEG, translated from the coding sequence ATGCAGAGAGAAAAAGATAGCCTTATCGTTGTATCCGGCGGAATGGACAGCGTTACGCTGATGTACGAGAAGAGAGCCTCCATCGCTTTGGCTCTCAGTTTTGACTATGGTTCCAAGCATAATGCCCGTGAATTGTCTTTTGCGCGTCTCCATGCAGAGCGTTTGGGTGTGGAGCATCTGATTATCCCCCTCGATTTTATCGGGCAGTATTTTCAGAGTGATTTGTTGCTTAGTGGAGGAGATATTCCGGAGGGCCGATACGACGAGGAAAATATGAAGAGTACGGTAGTGCCCTTTCGTAACGGCATCATGCTGGCGGTAGCTGCGGGGTTAGCCGAGAGCAGGGGATTGAGGCGGATTTATATCGCCAATCACTTCGGCGACCATGCCATATACCCCGATTGTCGTGCCTCATTTATTCGTCCGATGACCGAAGCTGTTCGGTGCGGTACCACGAACGGCGTGCTCATAGAAGCACCTTATACTGATATTACTAAGACAGATATTGCACGGATAGGAGCTTCATTGGGTATAGACTATGCCGAGACTTGGAGTTGCTACAAGGGGGGGGTGTTTCATTGTGGCGTTTGTGGTACTTGTGTAGAGCGCAAGGAGGCTTTGCACGATGCCGGCATTCCGGATCCCACCGAGTACGAAGGTTGA
- a CDS encoding dipeptidase — MKRKFGFLCAVLLGIAVATPKAEACTNLIVAKGASTDGSVIISYSADSHTLYGELYHWAARDWAEGTMRPIIEWDTNKPLGFIPEVAHTYNVIGNVNEHQVAIAETTWGGRPELAESDGIMDYGSLIYVALQRSKTAREAIDVITNLVKEYGYHSSGESFSVADKNEVWILEMIGKGKGRKGAVWAAVRIPDNAISAHANQARIQQIDFKSKDYLYSPDVVSFAREMGFFQGTDKDFSFQEAYNPYTEGGLRGCEARVWAFFNKFNSHMGKYEAFIRNQSKDKMPLYIVPDRKLSVADVRDMMRDHYEGTSLCMTNDPGAGPYKVPYRWRPMSFEVDGKEYVNERAIATQQTGFVFVAQLRNWLPDAIGGVNWFGVDDADMAVMSPIYCSTTRVPECFRQGNGDMMHFSWTSAFWIHNWVANMAYHRYDQMIADIRPVQRELEGACDRILPTIDKQAQELYALDPAKAVAFLTNYSNEEAEKATARWKRLGEYLMVKYMDGNRKKEESGRFKTNGYGFSAMPDFPGYSQEYYRQIATSEAAERLLKKEKEQH; from the coding sequence ATGAAAAGAAAATTCGGTTTTCTCTGTGCTGTGCTGCTGGGGATCGCTGTGGCGACTCCTAAGGCAGAGGCTTGCACCAATCTGATCGTAGCCAAAGGGGCTTCGACTGACGGTTCGGTAATCATCAGCTATTCGGCAGATTCGCATACGCTCTATGGGGAGTTGTATCACTGGGCTGCTCGTGATTGGGCTGAAGGAACAATGCGCCCAATTATCGAATGGGACACGAACAAACCACTTGGATTCATTCCCGAAGTAGCGCATACCTACAATGTCATCGGTAATGTGAACGAACACCAAGTGGCTATTGCCGAGACGACATGGGGCGGACGTCCCGAATTGGCCGAAAGTGATGGTATCATGGACTATGGTAGCCTGATCTATGTGGCTCTCCAGCGTTCTAAGACAGCTCGTGAGGCTATAGACGTCATAACCAATCTGGTAAAGGAATACGGCTATCATAGCAGTGGCGAAAGTTTTAGTGTTGCCGATAAGAACGAAGTTTGGATTCTGGAGATGATCGGCAAGGGTAAGGGGCGCAAAGGTGCTGTGTGGGCAGCTGTGCGCATTCCGGACAATGCTATCAGTGCACATGCCAATCAAGCTCGCATCCAGCAGATCGATTTCAAGAGTAAAGATTATCTCTATTCTCCCGATGTCGTTTCATTTGCCCGTGAGATGGGATTCTTCCAAGGAACAGACAAGGATTTTAGCTTCCAAGAAGCATATAACCCTTATACCGAAGGTGGTCTTCGTGGTTGTGAAGCTCGTGTATGGGCTTTCTTCAATAAGTTCAATTCGCATATGGGTAAGTATGAAGCTTTTATACGGAATCAGAGCAAGGATAAAATGCCTCTCTATATTGTTCCGGATCGCAAGCTCTCTGTCGCTGATGTTCGCGATATGATGCGTGATCACTACGAAGGTACTTCCCTATGTATGACGAACGATCCGGGTGCCGGCCCTTATAAAGTACCCTACCGTTGGCGTCCGATGAGCTTCGAAGTGGATGGCAAGGAGTACGTTAATGAACGTGCCATTGCCACTCAGCAAACCGGATTTGTTTTCGTAGCCCAGTTGCGTAATTGGCTCCCCGATGCCATTGGCGGTGTTAATTGGTTTGGCGTGGACGATGCCGATATGGCCGTTATGAGTCCGATCTATTGTTCCACAACGCGTGTGCCGGAGTGCTTCCGTCAGGGTAATGGCGATATGATGCACTTTTCTTGGACTTCGGCTTTCTGGATCCACAATTGGGTGGCTAATATGGCATATCACCGCTATGATCAGATGATAGCCGATATTCGCCCTGTACAGCGTGAACTCGAAGGAGCTTGTGACCGCATACTTCCGACTATCGACAAGCAAGCACAAGAGCTATACGCTCTGGATCCGGCCAAAGCTGTAGCATTCCTGACAAATTACAGCAACGAAGAGGCAGAGAAAGCAACTGCCCGTTGGAAGCGTCTTGGGGAATATCTGATGGTAAAGTACATGGATGGCAATCGCAAGAAAGAGGAGAGTGGCCGATTCAAGACAAATGGATACGGTTTCAGTGCCATGCCTGATTTCCCCGGTTATAGTCAGGAATACTATCGACAGATAGCAACATCTGAAGCGGCCGAACGCTTGCTCAAGAAAGAAAAGGAACAACATTAA
- a CDS encoding PhoH family protein, protein MAAKGKKKNFVLDTNVMLHDYECIEKFEENDIYIPIVSLEELDKFKKGSEQINFNARAFVRRLDEISDQDLFAKGASLGEGLGRIFVKINGQYHTKVKEAFGENKADHRILSIAMTLADEQPNIKTILVTKDVNLRMKARSLGMLVEDYINDKVTRVDLFENAEPEYEGVDGDLIDRIYASKDGIDIDEWELGSKIDPNDCFVMKSERNSVLARYNPFTGKIVRVEKGHYFGIQPRNAEQTFAMHILTDPNVKLIGLTGKAGTGKTLLALAAALSQEQSYKQILLARPIVSLANKDLGFLPGDEKAKVAPYMQPLFDNLNVIKGQLAQNSSELRRLDEMQKTEKLVIEALAYIRGRSVSETIFIVDEAQNLTPHEIKTIITRAGEGSKLIFTGDIEQIDSPYLDAQSNGLAYMIERMKGQPLFAHVNLIKGERSELSELASDLL, encoded by the coding sequence ATGGCTGCTAAAGGGAAAAAAAAGAATTTCGTGTTGGACACTAATGTGATGCTGCACGACTATGAATGCATAGAGAAATTTGAAGAAAACGACATCTATATCCCTATCGTTTCGCTCGAAGAATTGGATAAGTTCAAAAAAGGAAGCGAACAAATCAACTTCAACGCACGAGCTTTTGTCCGCCGTCTGGATGAGATATCCGATCAGGATCTGTTCGCGAAAGGGGCTTCTCTGGGAGAAGGCTTGGGGCGAATCTTCGTCAAGATCAATGGCCAATACCACACCAAAGTAAAAGAAGCGTTCGGCGAAAACAAGGCCGACCATCGTATCCTCTCCATCGCTATGACGCTGGCTGATGAGCAGCCCAACATCAAGACTATCCTCGTCACCAAAGACGTGAACCTGCGGATGAAAGCCCGCTCCCTCGGAATGCTCGTAGAGGATTACATCAATGACAAGGTGACTCGAGTAGACCTTTTCGAGAATGCCGAGCCGGAATACGAAGGTGTTGACGGCGATCTGATCGATCGTATTTATGCATCCAAAGACGGCATCGATATAGACGAGTGGGAATTGGGTTCGAAGATCGATCCTAACGACTGCTTCGTGATGAAGAGCGAACGCAACAGTGTATTGGCACGTTACAATCCTTTCACCGGGAAGATAGTCAGGGTTGAGAAAGGACACTATTTCGGGATCCAACCACGCAATGCAGAGCAGACCTTCGCCATGCACATACTTACAGATCCGAATGTAAAGCTCATCGGACTGACGGGGAAAGCCGGTACGGGGAAAACATTGCTGGCTCTGGCAGCAGCTCTCAGTCAGGAACAGTCCTACAAACAAATCCTGCTTGCACGGCCCATCGTCTCATTGGCCAATAAGGACTTGGGATTCCTGCCGGGCGATGAGAAAGCCAAAGTGGCACCATACATGCAACCGCTTTTCGACAATCTGAATGTGATCAAAGGACAGTTGGCTCAAAATAGCAGCGAACTCCGCAGGTTGGACGAAATGCAGAAAACCGAAAAGCTCGTTATCGAAGCTTTGGCATACATCAGAGGACGTAGCGTGTCGGAAACGATATTTATCGTCGATGAAGCACAAAACCTGACTCCTCACGAAATCAAAACGATTATCACCCGTGCAGGAGAAGGTAGCAAGCTGATTTTTACAGGCGACATCGAACAGATCGACTCTCCATACCTCGATGCCCAAAGCAACGGATTGGCCTATATGATCGAAAGGATGAAGGGGCAACCGCTCTTCGCCCATGTCAATCTGATCAAGGGCGAACGAAGCGAGCTGAGCGAATTGGCCAGTGATTTGCTCTGA
- a CDS encoding transposase yields MAYQSKNTDEHVTFADALLSKRYRKAQNDFLNQVDRLIDWCPIRTLINKKYTKRQNAIGAPAYDVILLFKVLLLETWYNLSDCALEERINDSITFSRFLGLKMEEVSPDHSTISRFRSALTELGLMDKLLARFNKQLSRHHISVREGVLVDASLVEIRSTIERTFGSIRRWFHGGRCRYRGLAKIHTQNILESIAFNLYRTPGIIMSSSLG; encoded by the coding sequence ATGGCATACCAATCCAAGAATACCGATGAGCATGTAACATTTGCAGACGCACTCCTTTCAAAGCGTTATCGCAAAGCACAAAACGACTTCCTCAATCAGGTTGACAGGCTTATCGATTGGTGTCCGATCAGGACGCTGATCAACAAGAAATACACGAAGCGGCAAAATGCCATCGGCGCACCGGCTTATGACGTGATTCTCTTATTCAAGGTGTTGCTTTTGGAGACATGGTACAACCTCAGTGATTGTGCTTTGGAGGAGCGCATCAATGATTCGATCACCTTTTCCCGATTCTTGGGGCTGAAGATGGAAGAGGTGTCTCCCGACCACAGCACCATCAGTCGATTTCGTTCGGCACTGACAGAGTTGGGTCTCATGGACAAACTGTTGGCGCGGTTTAACAAACAACTTTCCCGCCATCACATTTCGGTAAGGGAAGGGGTGCTTGTCGATGCAAGCCTTGTGGAGATACGGAGTACCATCGAACGCACCTTTGGCAGTATTCGCCGGTGGTTTCATGGCGGACGATGTCGATACCGGGGACTTGCCAAGATCCATACTCAAAACATTCTTGAAAGCATCGCCTTTAATTTATACAGAACCCCGGGGATAATTATGTCCTCATCTCTAGGATAA
- the aroC gene encoding chorismate synthase, protein MNTIGKLFRLTTFGESHGKAIGGVIDGCPAGLFVDMEAIERELLRRRPGQSHYTSPRQESDMVQFISGLFRGETTGAPIAFMIDNKDVRSADYDSLSSIFRPGHADYTYFHKYGIRDPRGGGRSSARETAVRVVAGAVAKQLLAPLGIRCTAYTSQIGPVCIPQENAKEYSPEEVESSPIRCPDPNASGLMEAVIETAKKESDSVGGIVDCHISGVPVGWGEPLYGKLHAALGAAMLSINAAKGFEVGDGFALASMRGSETNDQMVAAEDGGISFLSNHSGGISGGISTGQDIRFRVAFKPTPTIGQKQQTVNEQGESISLSAVGRHDPCVVPRAVPVVEAMTWLTLADAYLASRSGRCAHSSLKCNG, encoded by the coding sequence ATGAATACAATAGGTAAGTTATTCCGGCTGACTACATTCGGAGAATCCCACGGTAAAGCTATCGGAGGTGTCATCGACGGCTGTCCGGCAGGGCTTTTTGTAGACATGGAAGCCATCGAGCGAGAGTTACTTCGTCGTCGCCCAGGGCAGTCACATTATACTTCTCCCCGGCAGGAGAGTGACATGGTACAGTTTATCTCCGGCCTATTTCGGGGAGAAACCACCGGTGCTCCTATTGCTTTCATGATAGACAATAAAGATGTACGTTCTGCTGACTACGACAGTCTCAGCTCCATCTTTCGTCCGGGACATGCCGACTATACATATTTCCATAAATATGGTATCCGTGATCCTCGTGGTGGGGGACGTTCTTCTGCCCGCGAAACGGCTGTCCGCGTAGTGGCAGGAGCTGTTGCCAAGCAACTCCTGGCTCCATTGGGAATCCGATGTACAGCCTATACGTCACAGATTGGCCCTGTATGTATACCCCAAGAAAATGCCAAAGAATATAGCCCTGAAGAAGTAGAGTCTTCCCCCATTCGCTGCCCTGATCCTAATGCTTCCGGATTGATGGAAGCTGTAATAGAAACGGCAAAGAAAGAATCTGACAGCGTGGGGGGTATAGTCGATTGCCATATAAGTGGCGTTCCGGTTGGTTGGGGTGAACCTCTTTATGGCAAACTGCATGCTGCTCTTGGTGCAGCCATGCTAAGCATCAATGCAGCCAAGGGTTTTGAAGTTGGGGACGGATTTGCCCTGGCATCCATGCGTGGCTCCGAAACAAATGATCAGATGGTCGCTGCAGAAGATGGTGGCATCTCGTTTCTTTCCAATCATTCAGGGGGTATTAGCGGAGGTATCAGCACCGGTCAGGATATTCGTTTCCGCGTGGCATTCAAACCGACTCCTACCATTGGGCAAAAACAGCAGACTGTCAACGAACAGGGAGAAAGCATATCCCTCTCAGCTGTGGGAAGGCATGATCCTTGTGTGGTGCCACGAGCCGTACCGGTGGTAGAAGCCATGACCTGGTTGACATTGGCAGATGCCTATTTGGCCTCCCGATCAGGGCGTTGTGCACATTCCAGTCTCAAGTGCAACGGTTAG
- a CDS encoding formate--tetrahydrofolate ligase produces the protein MKSDIQIARDIELQRIEQIAESIDLPVEQLEPYGRYTAKVPLSCIDEEKVKKGNLILVTAITPNKAGVGKTTVSIGLALGLNHIGKKAIVALREPSLGPCFGMKGGAAGGGYAQVLPMENINLHFTGDFHAVTSAHNMITALLENYIYQNRNTCDGLSEILWKRVLDVNDRSLRNAVTGLGTISDGIPRQTGFDITPASEIMAILCLAKDFEDLRSRLENILLGYTKEGAPFTVKDLGIAGSIAVLLKDAIKPNLVQTTEHTPAFVHGGPFANIAHGCNSILATKMALSFGEYAVTEAGFGADLGAEKFLDIKCREMGVAPKLTVLVATLRALKLHGGVAETEIKAPNAEALRRGLSNLDRHIYNLKKFGQQVIVAFNRFDTDEEEEISIVREHCIGQNVGFAVNNAFAEGGKGAEELAKLVVEMVENKPSQPLKYAYEPENPVKMKIEKIAKEIYSAGSVVYSSKADGKLKKIAMQSLDHLPVCIAKTQYSFSSDPKAKGDVRGFELKVSDIIINRGAGMLVVIIGEIMRMPGLPKEPQAVHIDIVDGFIEGLS, from the coding sequence ATGAAATCGGACATTCAGATTGCACGTGACATCGAACTGCAAAGAATCGAACAGATAGCAGAGTCAATCGACTTGCCTGTCGAACAATTAGAACCATACGGACGATACACGGCCAAAGTGCCGCTAAGCTGTATCGACGAAGAGAAAGTAAAAAAGGGAAATCTGATTCTGGTGACAGCCATTACGCCGAACAAGGCCGGTGTGGGAAAAACCACTGTCTCCATCGGATTGGCTCTGGGACTCAACCATATCGGGAAGAAGGCAATCGTAGCCTTGCGCGAACCTTCGCTCGGGCCTTGCTTCGGTATGAAAGGGGGGGCTGCCGGAGGTGGCTATGCACAGGTACTGCCCATGGAGAACATCAACCTCCACTTCACCGGTGATTTCCATGCTGTCACTTCGGCTCACAACATGATTACGGCTCTTTTGGAGAACTATATTTACCAGAACCGCAATACTTGCGACGGCCTCTCCGAAATACTTTGGAAGCGTGTACTGGACGTTAACGACCGCTCTTTGCGCAATGCCGTTACGGGGTTGGGTACCATCTCGGACGGAATACCTCGCCAGACCGGTTTTGACATTACGCCGGCTTCCGAGATCATGGCTATCCTCTGTCTGGCCAAAGACTTTGAAGACCTCCGTAGCCGTCTTGAAAATATTCTTCTCGGCTATACCAAAGAAGGTGCTCCCTTTACGGTCAAAGACCTCGGCATAGCAGGATCCATTGCCGTCTTGCTCAAAGATGCCATAAAGCCAAATCTGGTACAGACCACAGAGCACACTCCGGCATTTGTACATGGAGGCCCCTTTGCCAATATCGCACATGGCTGTAACTCCATCTTGGCCACAAAGATGGCTCTCTCTTTCGGCGAATATGCCGTCACCGAGGCCGGTTTCGGTGCAGATCTGGGTGCAGAAAAATTCCTTGACATCAAATGTCGGGAAATGGGTGTCGCACCCAAGCTTACTGTCCTTGTAGCCACGCTGCGCGCGCTCAAACTGCATGGCGGCGTTGCCGAAACGGAAATCAAGGCACCCAATGCCGAAGCTCTCAGAAGAGGTTTGTCCAATCTGGATCGCCACATATACAATCTGAAAAAATTCGGTCAGCAAGTAATCGTTGCATTCAACCGCTTCGACACCGACGAAGAAGAAGAGATCAGCATCGTTCGTGAGCATTGTATCGGGCAAAATGTCGGCTTCGCTGTGAACAACGCCTTTGCAGAAGGCGGAAAAGGTGCGGAAGAACTGGCAAAACTTGTTGTGGAAATGGTGGAAAATAAACCCTCCCAGCCTCTGAAATATGCCTATGAGCCGGAGAATCCCGTGAAAATGAAGATCGAGAAGATCGCCAAGGAAATATACAGCGCAGGGAGTGTAGTGTATAGCTCCAAAGCAGACGGCAAGCTCAAAAAGATTGCCATGCAATCGCTGGATCATCTCCCCGTTTGTATTGCCAAGACGCAGTACTCTTTCTCATCCGACCCCAAAGCCAAGGGAGATGTCAGAGGGTTTGAGCTCAAAGTATCCGACATCATCATCAACCGTGGAGCAGGCATGCTGGTCGTTATCATCGGAGAGATCATGCGTATGCCCGGACTCCCCAAAGAACCGCAAGCTGTACATATAGATATAGTAGACGGTTTCATCGAAGGCCTTAGCTGA
- a CDS encoding CapA family protein — protein MKHFILKACIFFSLLLGGWISSSCRGGATPSSTSGDSAPARIDTLEIKLLFAGDIMTHGPQIESAKCEGGRVYDFSSSFDTLASRIGAADLAIGNLETTFAGAPYSGYPTFSSPDAMGEALKNAGFDVLTTANNHTADKGKKGIIRTLDMLDSLGIAHTGSYRDIFDRDKMTPLILEVKGVRIAILAYTYGTNGMPVPAPTWVDPIDTVMIKKDLLRADSLGADYRIVQIHWGIEYRKEPDSEQLELARKLHRYGADAIIGSHPHVVQGSQWLKSDSKTSFVIYSMGNFISNQRKPAATRGGMLLSLTLRKVGDRITTHPDYQYVFVNKRTPQGKRVYRLLPVDPFSSDTLPSLPQEEQRDYKEFAKYYQMIPLVR, from the coding sequence ATGAAACATTTCATTCTCAAAGCTTGCATTTTCTTCTCCCTGCTGTTAGGCGGATGGATATCCTCTTCGTGTCGTGGTGGAGCAACCCCTTCTTCTACCAGTGGGGATTCAGCTCCTGCTAGGATCGATACGCTGGAAATTAAATTGCTCTTCGCCGGAGATATCATGACGCATGGCCCTCAGATAGAAAGTGCAAAGTGCGAAGGTGGGCGCGTGTACGACTTTTCCTCCTCTTTTGATACTTTGGCATCAAGAATAGGGGCTGCCGATCTTGCCATCGGCAATCTGGAGACCACCTTTGCAGGAGCCCCCTACAGTGGATACCCCACCTTCTCTTCTCCTGACGCTATGGGTGAGGCTCTTAAAAATGCCGGTTTCGATGTGCTGACTACTGCCAACAATCATACTGCCGATAAGGGAAAAAAGGGGATTATACGTACTCTCGATATGCTGGATAGTCTGGGTATAGCCCATACAGGCAGCTATCGAGATATTTTCGATCGGGATAAAATGACTCCTCTTATCCTTGAAGTAAAAGGTGTACGCATAGCCATACTGGCCTATACTTATGGTACAAATGGAATGCCTGTACCGGCTCCTACCTGGGTGGATCCTATCGATACGGTCATGATAAAGAAGGATTTGCTGCGAGCGGATTCCTTAGGTGCGGACTACCGCATCGTTCAGATTCATTGGGGAATAGAATACAGAAAGGAGCCTGATAGCGAACAACTGGAGCTTGCACGCAAACTTCACCGCTATGGTGCCGATGCCATCATCGGAAGCCATCCGCATGTGGTGCAAGGCTCCCAATGGCTGAAAAGCGATTCCAAAACATCTTTCGTAATCTATTCGATGGGCAATTTTATAAGCAACCAGAGAAAGCCGGCAGCCACCAGAGGGGGGATGTTGCTATCGCTTACCCTTCGCAAAGTGGGTGATCGGATTACGACCCATCCCGACTATCAATACGTTTTTGTCAATAAGCGCACCCCACAGGGTAAGAGAGTTTATCGCTTGCTGCCTGTGGATCCTTTTTCTTCAGATACTCTGCCCTCTCTCCCTCAGGAGGAGCAACGGGACTACAAGGAATTTGCCAAATATTACCAAATGATACCTCTCGTTCGATAA
- a CDS encoding FKBP-type peptidyl-prolyl cis-trans isomerase codes for MSISANKFVTCSYDLYVGLAEEKELMEQATAERPLCYIHGMGMMLPEFEKHLFGLAVGDKFDFELKSEDAYGERQEDAVLELPKDIFKDEEGRFDSSIVYEGNTVPMRDAEGNTLQGSVLEVRDDVVVMDFNHPLAGENLHFIGEIIEEREATAEEIEQFFGGHSGCGCGCSCESESSDGCSCGSDCGCH; via the coding sequence ATGAGTATTTCAGCAAATAAATTTGTGACCTGTAGCTACGACTTGTATGTAGGGTTGGCAGAGGAGAAAGAATTGATGGAGCAGGCCACGGCCGAAAGGCCGTTGTGCTATATACATGGTATGGGTATGATGTTGCCCGAGTTCGAAAAGCATTTGTTCGGGTTGGCTGTGGGTGACAAATTCGACTTCGAGCTTAAGAGCGAAGATGCCTATGGCGAACGTCAGGAAGATGCCGTATTGGAGCTGCCCAAGGATATCTTCAAAGACGAAGAAGGCCGATTCGACTCTTCCATCGTCTATGAAGGCAATACCGTGCCGATGCGCGATGCCGAAGGCAATACCTTGCAAGGTTCTGTACTGGAAGTACGGGACGATGTAGTGGTAATGGACTTCAATCATCCTTTGGCCGGTGAGAATCTTCATTTCATAGGAGAGATCATCGAAGAGCGTGAAGCGACGGCAGAAGAGATCGAACAGTTCTTTGGAGGCCACTCCGGCTGTGGTTGCGGTTGTAGCTGCGAAAGTGAATCATCAGATGGTTGCAGCTGTGGCAGTGACTGTGGCTGTCACTGA